In Haloterrigena turkmenica DSM 5511, a single genomic region encodes these proteins:
- the secY gene encoding preprotein translocase subunit SecY codes for MGWKEAAEPVLTRMPTVRRPEGHVPFKRKLMWSAGILVLYFFLTNIALLGVQTGGANDLFGQFRSVLAGEMGSILQVGIGPIVTASIVLQLLGGANLLGLDTDDPRDQVLYQGLQKLLVVIMTALTALPMVFAGDFLPAMQSLSLGGLEFNQTQVQVLIFAQIFAGGILLLYMDEVVSKWGVGSGIGLFIIASVSQSLVTGFLQPTQGGFFYNWYLIFTGEIQVGSLVSSDGLMTLLVTDQGGQLIALLTTLLIFGIVVYAESVRVEIPLSHARVKGARGRFPVKLIYASVLPMILVRALQANVQFIGQILATQGGANGEGPIQLFGQELAWLGTYSNGQPVSGFFYYVAPIYSPQDWMWFMGGVTQDAWQVLIRMSIDVTFMVVGGAVFAIFWVETTNMGPEATAKQIQNSGMQIPGFRQNVGVIEKVMERYIPQVTVIGGALVGLLAVWANMLGTIGGVSGTGLLLAVSITYKLYEEIAEEQMMEMHPMMREMFGGGD; via the coding sequence ATGGGATGGAAGGAAGCCGCCGAACCGGTCTTGACGCGGATGCCCACAGTGCGCCGTCCAGAGGGACACGTTCCCTTCAAGCGCAAGCTCATGTGGTCGGCCGGCATCCTCGTGTTGTACTTCTTCCTGACGAACATCGCCCTGCTCGGGGTCCAAACCGGAGGCGCCAACGACCTCTTCGGTCAGTTCCGTTCCGTGCTGGCCGGCGAGATGGGCTCGATCCTGCAGGTCGGTATCGGACCGATCGTCACCGCGAGCATCGTCTTGCAGTTGCTCGGTGGAGCGAACCTGCTCGGGCTCGATACCGACGACCCCCGAGATCAGGTGCTCTACCAGGGGCTGCAGAAGCTGCTCGTCGTCATCATGACGGCGCTGACCGCGCTCCCGATGGTGTTCGCCGGCGACTTCCTTCCGGCTATGCAGTCGCTGAGTCTCGGCGGTCTCGAATTCAATCAGACGCAGGTCCAGGTGCTGATCTTCGCCCAAATCTTCGCCGGCGGGATTCTCCTGCTGTACATGGACGAAGTCGTCAGCAAATGGGGCGTCGGTAGCGGGATCGGCCTGTTCATCATCGCCAGCGTGAGCCAGAGCCTCGTCACCGGGTTCCTGCAGCCGACCCAGGGCGGGTTCTTCTACAACTGGTACCTGATCTTCACCGGTGAAATTCAGGTCGGTTCGCTGGTCTCCAGCGACGGGCTGATGACGCTGCTGGTCACCGACCAGGGCGGACAGCTCATCGCGCTGCTGACGACGCTGCTGATCTTCGGGATCGTCGTCTACGCGGAGTCCGTGCGGGTCGAGATCCCGCTCAGTCACGCCCGCGTCAAGGGTGCTCGCGGTCGCTTCCCCGTGAAGCTCATCTACGCGAGCGTCCTGCCGATGATCCTCGTTCGCGCGCTGCAGGCGAACGTGCAGTTCATCGGACAGATCCTCGCCACGCAAGGTGGCGCTAACGGCGAAGGGCCGATCCAGCTGTTCGGCCAGGAACTCGCGTGGCTCGGCACGTACTCCAACGGCCAGCCTGTTAGCGGGTTCTTCTACTACGTCGCGCCGATCTACTCGCCACAGGACTGGATGTGGTTCATGGGAGGCGTCACGCAAGACGCCTGGCAGGTGTTGATCCGGATGTCCATCGACGTGACGTTCATGGTCGTCGGCGGCGCAGTGTTCGCTATCTTCTGGGTCGAGACGACCAACATGGGCCCCGAGGCCACCGCGAAACAGATCCAGAACTCCGGGATGCAGATCCCCGGTTTCCGACAGAACGTCGGCGTCATCGAGAAGGTCATGGAGCGGTACATCCCGCAGGTGACCGTTATCGGCGGCGCACTGGTCGGCCTGCTGGCCGTCTGGGCGAACATGCTCGGTACCATCGGCGGCGTCTCCGGGACCGGCCTGCTGCTGGCCGTCTCCATCACCTACAAGCTCTACGAAGAGATCGCTGAAGAGCAGATGATGGAGATGCACCCGATGATGCGCGAGATGTTCGGCGGCGGCGACTAA
- a CDS encoding 50S ribosomal protein L30, giving the protein MKAVVQVRGEVNRQEDVEDTLQMLNIHSVNHCALVPETDTYTGMIHKVNDYVAHGEPDAEVLETVLEKRAEPLEGRQSDVDEEWLADNTDYDDFGALADALLAEETTLREQGLSPTLRLHPPRGGHEGIKKPTAEGGQLGKHTTGQINDLLESMR; this is encoded by the coding sequence ATGAAGGCTGTCGTGCAGGTACGCGGTGAGGTGAACCGCCAGGAAGACGTCGAGGACACGCTGCAGATGCTCAACATCCACAGCGTCAACCACTGTGCACTCGTCCCCGAGACCGACACCTACACGGGGATGATCCACAAGGTCAACGACTACGTCGCACACGGCGAACCCGACGCCGAGGTGCTCGAGACCGTGCTCGAAAAGCGCGCCGAGCCCCTCGAGGGTCGACAGTCCGACGTCGACGAGGAGTGGCTGGCCGACAACACCGACTACGATGACTTCGGTGCACTGGCCGACGCGCTGCTCGCCGAGGAGACGACGCTTCGCGAGCAGGGGCTGTCGCCGACGCTGCGACTCCACCCCCCGCGTGGCGGCCACGAGGGAATCAAGAAACCGACGGCCGAGGGCGGCCAACTCGGAAAGCATACAACGGGTCAGATTAACGACCTGCTAGAATCGATGCGATAA
- a CDS encoding uL15m family ribosomal protein, which produces MTSKKRRQRGSRTHSGGSHKNRRGAGHRGGRGRAGRSKHEFHNYEPKGKHGFKRPHDIREEVAEIDVQKLDEDAILYVAEGQAEETDDGYAIDARDVVEDGHEVDKVKVLGSGQVRNALEVTADAFSDAAEEKLEAAGGEALLTERAQDDAEDDSEADADAEQDEE; this is translated from the coding sequence ATGACGAGTAAAAAACGACGCCAACGCGGATCGCGCACCCACAGCGGTGGTTCCCACAAGAACCGACGCGGTGCGGGCCACCGCGGTGGCCGCGGCCGTGCCGGACGCAGCAAACACGAATTCCACAACTACGAACCGAAGGGGAAACACGGCTTCAAGCGCCCCCACGACATCCGCGAAGAGGTCGCGGAGATCGACGTCCAGAAACTCGACGAGGACGCGATCCTCTACGTCGCCGAGGGGCAGGCCGAAGAGACCGACGACGGCTACGCGATCGACGCACGCGATGTCGTCGAGGACGGCCACGAGGTCGACAAGGTGAAAGTCCTCGGTTCGGGCCAGGTCCGCAACGCCCTCGAGGTGACGGCGGACGCCTTCTCGGATGCAGCCGAGGAGAAACTCGAGGCCGCCGGCGGCGAGGCGCTGCTGACGGAACGAGCGCAGGACGACGCCGAGGACGACTCCGAAGCGGACGCTGACGCTGAACAGGACGAGGAATAA